A portion of the Nitratidesulfovibrio termitidis HI1 genome contains these proteins:
- a CDS encoding Hsp20/alpha crystallin family protein — translation MKLDALHPRNWFRKGAERDDAGSDRRDDGSLVAPIPFDVECASEEEKLRRLMQLAGAEELMYEVLPSQAPECGFDDTRRLDVDIAVENDTYVVVADVPGLSRVEDNGMGDGNAADLHVKTEGNRLSITGRTRSSSRDKGLGWHRMERQPGSFRRILVLPDDAVAEGLSASVNDGVLTVSIPRASSEECVWVPGEEPRAGCHA, via the coding sequence ATGAAACTGGACGCACTGCACCCCCGGAACTGGTTCCGCAAGGGTGCCGAACGCGACGACGCCGGTTCCGACCGGCGTGACGACGGCAGCCTCGTGGCGCCCATTCCCTTCGACGTGGAATGCGCCAGCGAGGAGGAAAAGCTGCGCAGACTGATGCAACTGGCCGGTGCAGAGGAGCTGATGTACGAGGTTCTGCCCAGCCAGGCGCCCGAATGCGGCTTTGACGACACCCGCCGCCTGGACGTGGACATCGCGGTGGAAAACGACACCTACGTGGTCGTGGCCGACGTGCCCGGCCTCTCGCGCGTAGAGGACAACGGCATGGGCGACGGCAACGCCGCCGACCTGCACGTGAAGACCGAGGGCAACCGGCTGTCCATCACGGGCCGCACGCGGTCCTCCTCGCGCGACAAGGGGCTGGGATGGCACCGCATGGAACGGCAACCCGGCAGCTTCCGGCGCATCCTGGTGCTGCCGGACGACGCGGTGGCCGAGGGCCTTTCCGCCTCGGTCAACGACGGGGTGCTGACCGTCAGCATCCCCCGCGCCTCGTCCGAAGAATGCGTGTGGGTGCCCGGTGAAGAACCGCGCGCCGGATGCCACGCCTGA